AGGACATGCGTACGTACAAAAACCCTTGGGGCCGAGAAAGTAGATAATCACGATGCCCGCGAACAACACGCTGAGAACCGCAAAAACAGGACCCGGAAACGTGTCCCAATAGCCCGTCCGCGTCAGGTGCAGCGTGATCTCCGGTCCGGAGTGCCCGTTCAACGCGGACCAGACGCGGTCAATGAGCGGCACGAAGTAGAGCCAGCCCGCCGCGAGAACCAGAGTCGTGAACTTGAACAGAAACCGAGTGCGAAACGCCTTCGGACGCAGGTGCAGCTTCTTCAGCAGCCAGAGAGTCAGGTCCTGATAGGCCACCAGATGACAGCCCCACCCGCAGACCCATCGCCCCAGAACAAGAGTCGAGAGAATCGCGAGCGAAAAGAAAATGAAGCCCAGATTGATCTCGCCATGCCAGAAAACGTCCTTGGCTTCGGATGGCTCGATCGGCGTAAGCGTCTTGCCGGCCCAAAGCCAATGCACGAAATGCGCGATCATGAGAACGTGAACCCCGGCCAGCACATAAAAACGCCGACGCCCGGCGCGCGAATGCTTCATGCCGGTTTGCGGATCAATCAACGGCAGGGAGATCGTGCGCGAGACGGAGGACGCCGCCGGAGTCGGCTGACACTGTTCCTTTCGAGACTTGGAAGCGGATTTCATTCTTGCACGCCATTATAGGCAAACGCATTCGCCTTGTGCTTTGCGCTCGGCTCCCGCACCGTGTAAACGAAGCGAGCCGCTTGTCCGGATGACAAACGGCTCGCGGGGGTGCTAAGGCTGGCGACTCGAGTGAATAGCGCGGAGCAAATCACTCCGATACGACAATGCCCATGTTGCGGGCCGTGCCGGCGACAATTCGCTTTGCCGATTCGATTCGCCCATGACAGTTGAGATCGTTGATCTTCTGCTTGGCGATGTCGGCCACCTGGGTCCACGTAACGGTCCCGACCTTCTCGCGGTTCGGAACGCCGGAGCCTTTTTCAACCTTGGCGGCCGCCTTGAGCAGGACCGACGCCGGCGGGCTCTTGATGATGAAATCGAACGTGCGGTCCGCATACACGCTGACGACGGCAGTAACAGGCATGCCGTTGAGCGCCTTCGTTCGATCATTGAACTGCTGAACGAACTGTCCGGGATTGACGCCGTACTGTCCGCATGCCGGTCCGATGGGCGGAGCGGGAGTCGCCTGTCCGCCGGGGCCCTGGACCTTGAATACTGCTGTTGGAACCTTCTTCTTCTTTGCCACGTTTCAAACCTCTGTCGTCTATGTCACTGCGGCGTCCATGCGCGGGTTCTGTCTTACAGGCGGATCAATCGCACCGATCCGCGGGCATCACTATTCGTTGCCGGTCAGCTCGATCTGCCAGTATTCCAGCTCGATCGGCGTCGTTCGCCCGAAAATGGAGACGTTGACGCGAACCTGACCCTTGTCGGGCATGACCTCGTCGATCTCGCCCTCGAAATTCTCGAAGGGACCTTCCTTCACCTTGATGCGGTCACCCTTCTTCATGCCGGCCATCCCCGCGAGCGTCGGCTGCTCGGCGGATTTCTCGACGACGGCAAGCATCTTCTCAACATCGTGCGGCTTCATCGCGGTCGGCTTCCCGTCGGAGCCGATGAAATCGCCGACACTCATCGTCTCTTTAATCATGAACCAGATGTCTTCCGGAATGCTGCCGTCTTCTTCGACAAGCATCTCGACAAAGACATAGCCGGGATAAAGCTTCCGATCGAAAACCTTGGCGACACGGCCGCGCATGCGCTTCTCACGCTGCGAAGGAACCAGGATCCGGCCGATGCGGTCATCAAGACCTTCCACGGTCACTTTTCGCTTGAGCGCCTCGCAGACCTGGTCTTCGCGATTGCTGGCGACGCGGAGTACATACCACTGCATGCCGGGCTTGGTGGGCGTGAGCGCGCTGATGGCCGGCGCCGATCCCGCCGCGACATCATCCTGCGACATGGCGTAAGGCTTGGTTGTGGTCTCCGTTGAAAACACCCTGATTCCCTTTCGAGCCAGAATCCCGAATCGCAAACAACCTACTTCCCGAAAATCGACGACAACAGGCCCTCGGCCTTGAGGACGCCAATCCACGAAAAGAACAGTATGAACAGGATATCCACCACGAACAGCAGCAGCGACATCGCGACCACAACGAAGACGACAACCTTCGTCGATCCGATGATCTCCTTGCGACTCGTCCAGTTGACCTTCTTCATCTCGCCTTCAGTGGCAATGAGAAAGTCGCATGCCTTCCGGTTCAGGCCGAGCGCCCAGTATCCGAGCAGACCAAACGCGGCGATGATGACCGCGGCCACACTCACCGGCACAATCGTATGCATCGCGCCCGTAAACATGGCCTGAAGCTTGTCGAAGATGAAATAGGCGAACCAGCACACCAGCGAGCCATACGCGACACCGGACCAGACCCGTATGACAGAGCCTTGCGTCGGCTTATACACGTCAAAAAAACTGCCGGAGCGATCCGGCTCGCGCGGGGCCGCCTTCTCGCCTCCACCCCCGCTCGTTGCAAAATCAGACACGGGTTTCTTCCTTTCCGCGAGCGCGACCGGCGAATGTCCCAATGCACCCGCGCCCTTCGACTGATTATCGTATGCGGCCATCAGGCTGCCTGCCCATCTTCATCGGCCGATCGACGCGTCACATTCGACTCGCGATCAGGGGCGGAGGGACTCGAACCCCCAACCGCCGGTTTTGGAAACCGGTGCTCTGCCAATTGAGCTACACCCCTTTGTCAGAGTTCCTGGTTTCGAGATTTTGGTTTCTGCTCACTGGGGCCTGGCAACTCGAAACCAGCCACCATGAATATTACTTCCGCTTGATCTTGTGCGGCGTGTGCTTGCGATCCGCCTTGCAGTACTTGTTCAGGCCTTCCTTCAGTCCTTCAGGAATGCCGGACTTCGCATTGATCTCGGTGCGATAATTCAACTGATCGCACTCCTTGCACTGAAGCCACACATACTCACGCTTGCTTGCCTTCGCCATGATTCGCCAACCTCATCCTTCGCTCGGTCTCGCCATCCAAACTTCACCGATCCCGGACCAGGCCAGATCGGACTGCACGCTGAAAAGAAAGGCGGCCCGGCCGACGCATCGACCAGGCCGGCCTCTTGCGCACATCAATTCGCTCACGCGATGATCTTGGTCACAACGCCCGACCCGACCGTTCGACCGCCCTCGCGGACAGCGAAGCGGACACCCTCCTCAAGAGCGACCGGCGCGACCAGCTCAACCTCAAGCGAAACATTGTCACCCGGCATGCACATCTCCGCGCCGCCGAGCAGCTTCAGGCTGCCGGTCACGTCCGTCGTTCGAACGTAGAACTGCGGCCGATAGTTATTGAAGAACGGCGTGTGACGCCCGCCTTCCTCTTTCGTCAGAACATAAACCTCGGCCTGGAACTTCGTGTGCGGCGTGATCGAACCGGGCTTGGCCAGAACCTGGCCACGCTCAAGCTCGTTCTTCTCAACACCTCGAAGCAGAAGACCGACGTTGTCACCCGCCTGACCCTCGTCGAGCGTCTTGTTGAACATTTCGACGCCGGTGACGACCGTCTTCTTGTTTTCCTTCATCAGGCCGATGATTTCGACTTCCTCGCCGACCTTGATGATCCCGCGCTCGATTCGACCGGTCCCGACCGTCCCGCGACCTTTGATGCTGAAGACGTCTTCGATCGGCATGAGGAACGGCTTGTCCTGCTCTCGAACCGGCTCCGGAATCTCGCTGTCAAGCGCCTCCATCAGTTCGCCGATGCACTTGGACGCCTCGGGATCCTTCGGATTGAGCAGCGCCCGGTTCGCCTGACCCCGGATGATCTTGGTCTTGTCGCCGGGGAAGTCATACTTCTTGAGCAGATCGCGAACTTCCTCCTCGACCAGGTCGAGCAGTTCGGGATCGTCAAGAAGATCGATCTTGTTCAGGAACACGACGAGCTGCGGAACGTTCACCTGGCGAGCAAGCAGAACGTGCTCGCGCGTCTGCGGCATCGGACCATCCGCCGCGCTCACAACAAGAATCGCGCCGTCCATCTGGGCGGCGCCGGTGATCATGTTCTTCACGTAGTCGGCGTGGCCGGGACAGTCAACGTGTGCGTAGTGCCGCTTGTCAGACTCATATTCAACGTGCGATGTCGCGATCGTCAGAATCTTGGTCGGGTCACGACGACCATCCTTCTCCGACGCCTTGGCGACTTCATCGTACGCCTTGAACTTCGCGAGACCCTTCGCCGCCTGGACCGCGGTGATCGCTGCCGTCAAAGTGGTCTTACCGTGGTCGACGTGGCCGATCGTGCCGACGTTCACGTGTGGTTTCGTTCGTTCAAACTTTTCCTTGGCCATGCCAGCGATTCCTCCGCGAGTCTAGTCGCAAAACAAAAACAAAAGGTCTATGGTTCGTTCCTTATCTTCCGTATTTTCGCACAAGGCGAGCCGGGCGTCGATTCCAACACGGCCCCGGCCGCCTGGCCTTGAATCGAATCCGCGATTCAGTTTCGACGGGGAGTCCGAAACACAACGCTCCGCGAGGTCCGTCGGGCCACGCTTGCCGCAGGGCAAAGCATTGCAGCGGAATTGCCGCCATCGAGCAGGGGCGTCGACCCGCGCCGCGAGACGCCGATGCCCCGACTAGCTGCTGACGGGATTTGAACCCGTGACCTCGTCCTTACCAAGGACGCGCTCTACCAACTGAGCTACAGCAGCGGATAGGACCACGCCCACACGCCGGTCACGGCCCCGCACCCATCAAACATCGCGGCAATCTATTGACGCGCGCTGACGGGAAAACAGACCCGCCAGTATAAGGTTTCACATCCGCGCGTCAATTGCCCCGGGTCCTCCGAATTTCAGGCCCCACGCCCGAAAATAGCCGCCCATCAAACAGCCCACCCCAACCTCGCCGCCGACCCGCCCCCCCAGCCCCGACAACCCGCCGGCCCCACATGAAACACCACCCCCAAACCGCCCAACCCGAAGCCACAGGCTCTCAACCACCCAAAGCCTATAACGCCGCAATCTAATACCAATCATTAACTTGCAATCACTCACGCGCCCCAGCCATACCCCCGCGCGAAGACGGCTCCAGCACGAATGCAATCAATGACTCCGAGAGCCTCACTTCCTTATAACGTTTGCGCAGCGGCAACAGCGAATCTCCGCCGCGCGCTGCCTCACCCACCGACAACACGAACAGCGCATACCGACCACTCGCCGCCAACTCGGCCCACCGCTCCGGATCCGGCTCTACCGTGAACGCCCGGTCGGCATAAAACGCAAACTGCGGCGGCACAATGTTCCTAAATAGGTAACCACCCCGCCGCTCAGGCCACGTCGGATCTCGCCACAGGATGATCCGGTCATCAGGCCCGGTCACCTCCCTGATCCGCCGCCAACCAGCGACCGCCTGAACAATGGCCTGCTCCCCACGATCAAAATAGGTGAACTGCGCGATCCACGCGAGCGACATCACAAAGAGCATGCACCCCGCGCGAGCGATTCGACCCTCGGCCGAACCAGCGGCCAGATTCGTCGGCGACGACAAATCGCGCGAAGGCGCGCCCACGCGCGAACGAGTCAACATCAGCACCGCGCGCGCGGCATACATCGCGATCGCCGGCCCCAGATAAAACAACCAATACTGATGCAACGCATACTGCCTCGGAAAAACGGCCAGCCAGATGACGCCGGTCACCCCAATGATCGCCAGCGCGCCCCGAGCCGCAAACCGCCGCTCGACGCTCGCGGATGCCTCATTGCCGGCACTCTCCTTCGACCGCTCGCGAATCAGCGAGAGAAGCCGAGCCACTAATCCGATCGCCGCGAGAACCAGCAGCGGCCAGGACAGGTTTTCGACGGTATTTTGCCAGACATCCCCGCCCTGCGCCAGCGCCGGCCGCGGCGCAACGCCGCGATCATCCGTGGCGCGTGAAAAGAAGATCGCCGCCAGATCAGCCCAGCGGCCGCCAAGACCCGCATAGACGATGTATGCCATCATCGCGGCACATCCCGTCGCGACCGGCAAGGCGGTCAGCATCGCGGCCTGACGACCGATTCCCCCGCGCCCTTCGCCGTCCCGTACGGGCCTGCGGCGCGAACGATGGAGGACATACGAAAGAAAGACCGCCGCAAACAGACACGAAGACCAGTCAATCCAGCAGCCGGCGACCAGGAACGTGCCGAATAGTGTCAAAAAGGTGGCATCTCGCGCGGGGGCGAGCCGGCCGCGATCGCCGCTCGCCGACGGCCCAGACCGGCACGATTGAACCCAGCACGCCGAGGCCGCCAGCATCGCACAAAGGCAGACCGCTTCGTGATTGACCATCCGGCCGAAATAAACGGACATCGGCATGACGGCATAGAAACCCGCCGCGATCAGAGCCGGCGACGCGCCGAATGCAACACGCCAGAGATGAACCAGAAGAACCAGACTCGCCGCGGACGCAACGATCGGCACCACACGAGCCGCCCACTCCGATTCGCCAAATACGCGAAACGCACCGGCCACCAGCCAGACCAGCCCCGGCGGATGCGTCGCATAGATCGAACGCTCCGTCGGCGGAGGAACCTCGCTCCCGACCGCAACAATCGGCATTCCGTGGTGAATCCCAAACGGATAACGATCCAGATTCCGGGCCAGCTGTGAAAAGAACGCACCATTCCAATCATGAAGCCCGATCCACGGCTCGGTCACATCGCGGCAAAGTCCGATGGCATATATTCCTACGACGAGCACGATAAAAACCCACCACCCCCGGGGATGGTGGCGTTCAGTCATCGGCTCAGGGTGGAATGAAGTCATTCAGGCCTCAGTCTAACGATGGCGCCGACCCGAAAAAACGTAGCCGGAACGCCGGAATCGATCCCACGCCATTCAACGACACGATGGCCCCGGGGCGACCCGGCTCACCCCTTGTCCGGCCCGGAAGCTCGGATATCATATTGGATCGGTCGGACGTGACGACGTGGTTTGAGGTTTGCGGATTCTGGACGAGCCTGCCCCTTCTTGCCTGTTTCGCCTGTTCCTGCCACTGGGCCGACGGCGGCCCCTTTCGTGTACCCTGAAAGAGAAACCGGGGTCAAGTGCGTTTTCCTGAACGGAGCGTTTTGCATGGCCAAGAAACTCTATGTTGGCAACCTGTCTTACTCAGTTACCGGCGCGGACCTGGAGCGTTTGTTCTCCCAGCACGGAGCAGTCCAATCCGCCCAGGTCATCAGTGATCGCGAAACAGGACGAAGCAAAGGATTCGGTTTCGTCGAGATGAGCTCCGATTCCGAAGCCGATGCCGCCATCACGGCGCTC
This portion of the Phycisphaerae bacterium genome encodes:
- the tuf gene encoding elongation factor Tu → MAKEKFERTKPHVNVGTIGHVDHGKTTLTAAITAVQAAKGLAKFKAYDEVAKASEKDGRRDPTKILTIATSHVEYESDKRHYAHVDCPGHADYVKNMITGAAQMDGAILVVSAADGPMPQTREHVLLARQVNVPQLVVFLNKIDLLDDPELLDLVEEEVRDLLKKYDFPGDKTKIIRGQANRALLNPKDPEASKCIGELMEALDSEIPEPVREQDKPFLMPIEDVFSIKGRGTVGTGRIERGIIKVGEEVEIIGLMKENKKTVVTGVEMFNKTLDEGQAGDNVGLLLRGVEKNELERGQVLAKPGSITPHTKFQAEVYVLTKEEGGRHTPFFNNYRPQFYVRTTDVTGSLKLLGGAEMCMPGDNVSLEVELVAPVALEEGVRFAVREGGRTVGSGVVTKIIA
- the nusG gene encoding transcription termination/antitermination factor NusG, with amino-acid sequence MRFGILARKGIRVFSTETTTKPYAMSQDDVAAGSAPAISALTPTKPGMQWYVLRVASNREDQVCEALKRKVTVEGLDDRIGRILVPSQREKRMRGRVAKVFDRKLYPGYVFVEMLVEEDGSIPEDIWFMIKETMSVGDFIGSDGKPTAMKPHDVEKMLAVVEKSAEQPTLAGMAGMKKGDRIKVKEGPFENFEGEIDEVMPDKGQVRVNVSIFGRTTPIELEYWQIELTGNE
- the secE gene encoding preprotein translocase subunit SecE, yielding MHTIVPVSVAAVIIAAFGLLGYWALGLNRKACDFLIATEGEMKKVNWTSRKEIIGSTKVVVFVVVAMSLLLFVVDILFILFFSWIGVLKAEGLLSSIFGK
- the rpmG gene encoding 50S ribosomal protein L33 produces the protein MAKASKREYVWLQCKECDQLNYRTEINAKSGIPEGLKEGLNKYCKADRKHTPHKIKRK
- a CDS encoding glycosyltransferase family 39 protein produces the protein MTSFHPEPMTERHHPRGWWVFIVLVVGIYAIGLCRDVTEPWIGLHDWNGAFFSQLARNLDRYPFGIHHGMPIVAVGSEVPPPTERSIYATHPPGLVWLVAGAFRVFGESEWAARVVPIVASAASLVLLVHLWRVAFGASPALIAAGFYAVMPMSVYFGRMVNHEAVCLCAMLAASACWVQSCRSGPSASGDRGRLAPARDATFLTLFGTFLVAGCWIDWSSCLFAAVFLSYVLHRSRRRPVRDGEGRGGIGRQAAMLTALPVATGCAAMMAYIVYAGLGGRWADLAAIFFSRATDDRGVAPRPALAQGGDVWQNTVENLSWPLLVLAAIGLVARLLSLIRERSKESAGNEASASVERRFAARGALAIIGVTGVIWLAVFPRQYALHQYWLFYLGPAIAMYAARAVLMLTRSRVGAPSRDLSSPTNLAAGSAEGRIARAGCMLFVMSLAWIAQFTYFDRGEQAIVQAVAGWRRIREVTGPDDRIILWRDPTWPERRGGYLFRNIVPPQFAFYADRAFTVEPDPERWAELAASGRYALFVLSVGEAARGGDSLLPLRKRYKEVRLSESLIAFVLEPSSRGGMAGARE
- the rplK gene encoding 50S ribosomal protein L11; translation: MAKKKKVPTAVFKVQGPGGQATPAPPIGPACGQYGVNPGQFVQQFNDRTKALNGMPVTAVVSVYADRTFDFIIKSPPASVLLKAAAKVEKGSGVPNREKVGTVTWTQVADIAKQKINDLNCHGRIESAKRIVAGTARNMGIVVSE